A window of the Capricornis sumatraensis isolate serow.1 chromosome 9, serow.2, whole genome shotgun sequence genome harbors these coding sequences:
- the TRIR gene encoding telomerase RNA component interacting RNase isoform X1: MAARGRRAEPPGREAPGPAGGGGGGGSRWAESGPGTSPESGDDEVSGAGSSPVSGGVNLFANDGSFLELFKRKMEEEQRQRQEEPPPGPQRPDQPATAAAAGPGDPKRKGGPGPTLSFVGKRRGGNKLALKTGIVAKKQKTEDEVLTSKGDAWAKYMAEVKKYKAHQCGDDDKTRPLVK, encoded by the exons ATGGCTGCCCGAGGGAGACGGGCGGAGCCTCCTGGTCGGGAGGCGCCGGGCCCCgcgggtggcggcggcggcggcggaagCCGATGGGCTGAGTCCGGGCCCGGGACGTCGCCCGAGAGCGGGGATGATGAAGTGTCGGGCGCGGGTTCGAGCCCAGTGTCGGGCGGCGTGAACTTGTTCGCCAACGACGGCAGCTTCCTGGAGCTGTTCAAGCGGAAGATGGAGGAGGAGCAGCGGCAGCGGCAGGAGGAGCCGCCCCCGGGCCCGCAGCGACCCGATCAGCCAGCCACCGCTGCCGCCGCGGGTCCCGGGGATCCGAAGAGGAAGGGCGGTCCGGGCCCCACGCTCAGCTTC GTGGGCAAGCGCAGAGGCGGGAACAAACTAGCCCTCAAGACGGGAATAGTAGCCAAGAAGCAGAAGACGGAGGATGAG GTATTAACAAGTAAAGGTGATGCATGGGCCAAGTACATGGCAGAGGTGAAAAAGTACAAAGCCCACCAGTGCGGTGATGATGATAAAACGCGGCCCCTGGTGAAATGA
- the TRIR gene encoding telomerase RNA component interacting RNase isoform X2 yields MAARGRRAEPPGREAPGPAGGGGGGGSRWAESGPGTSPESGDDEVSGAGSSPVSGGVNLFANDGSFLELFKRKMEEEQRQRQEEPPPGPQRPDQPATAAAAGPGDPKRKGGPGPTLSFVLTSKGDAWAKYMAEVKKYKAHQCGDDDKTRPLVK; encoded by the exons ATGGCTGCCCGAGGGAGACGGGCGGAGCCTCCTGGTCGGGAGGCGCCGGGCCCCgcgggtggcggcggcggcggcggaagCCGATGGGCTGAGTCCGGGCCCGGGACGTCGCCCGAGAGCGGGGATGATGAAGTGTCGGGCGCGGGTTCGAGCCCAGTGTCGGGCGGCGTGAACTTGTTCGCCAACGACGGCAGCTTCCTGGAGCTGTTCAAGCGGAAGATGGAGGAGGAGCAGCGGCAGCGGCAGGAGGAGCCGCCCCCGGGCCCGCAGCGACCCGATCAGCCAGCCACCGCTGCCGCCGCGGGTCCCGGGGATCCGAAGAGGAAGGGCGGTCCGGGCCCCACGCTCAGCTTC GTATTAACAAGTAAAGGTGATGCATGGGCCAAGTACATGGCAGAGGTGAAAAAGTACAAAGCCCACCAGTGCGGTGATGATGATAAAACGCGGCCCCTGGTGAAATGA